Proteins encoded in a region of the Falco rusticolus isolate bFalRus1 chromosome 10, bFalRus1.pri, whole genome shotgun sequence genome:
- the BPI gene encoding bactericidal permeability-increasing protein gives MGAQSLLVACGVLALCLALTRATNPGFVVRITQAGLDYAHQHGITVLEKELAQLKLPDISGDFRIRHVGKVYYEISRLDLRSFNLPYSRISLVPNVGLQVSISNAFAELDGNWRIKLYFIRDHGSFDLKVENVYIKISLKLGSDAAGKPTVDTSDCSTRISKVRVHFSGKFGWLYNLFHSAIESRFRKILESKVCEMVATSVRNNLHPYVQTLPVTARIDAMAGIDYSLVAPPTATAQSLDADLKGEFFSLAHRSAVPFPPLPLAFPPDHDRMVYFGASSYFFNTASFTYHAAGALVFEITDSTIPKGVDLHLNTTTFSAFIPQLEKMYPDMPMKLRLSTPSAPFLNIGPEGLSLKPVVDIQAYAILPNTSLVPLFLLSLTSNVSAVVDVKSGHIVGSLKVGRMKLSVKNSDVGTFQVRMLQSIMNIFTSSILLPRLNARLEQGFPLPLPDRITLSNILVRFHQNFLLLGADVHYQPRGR, from the exons atGGGAGCACAGAGCCTGTTGGTGGCTTGCGGGGTCCTGGCTTTGTGCCTGGCACTCACCAGGGCCACCAACCCTGGCTTCGTGGTGAGGATCACTCAGGCAGGCTTGGACTATG cccatcaGCATGGGATCACGGTCCTGGAGAAGGAGCTGGCCCAGTTGAAGCTGCCGGACATCTCGGGTGACTTTCGCATCCGGCACGTGGGAAAGGTGTACTATGAGATCTCCAG gcTGGACCTTCGCAGTTTCAACTTGCCATACTCACGCATTTCCCTGGTCCCCAACGTGGGTCTGCAGGTCTCCATCTCCAACGCCTTCGCTGAGCTGGATGGAAACTGGCGGATCAAGTTATACTTCAT ccgGGACCATGGCTCATTTGACCTGAAGGTGGAGAATGTCTATATCAAGATCAGCCTGAAGCTGGGTAGCGACGCTGCTGGGAAACCCACCGTTGACACCTCTGACTGCAGTACCCGCATCTCCAAAGTCCGGGTACACTTCTCGGGCAAGTTTGG ATGGCTTTACAACCTCTTCCACAGCGCTATTGAGTCCAGATTCCGGAAGATCTTGGAGAGCAAG GTCTGTGAGATGGTGGCCACGTCTGTGCGCAACAATCTCCACCCTTACGTCCAGACCCTGCCAG TCACAGCCAGAATAGATGCCATGGCTGGGATCGATTACTCCTTGGTGGCACCCCCAACTGCTACCGCGCAGTCCCTGGATGCGGACTTGAAG ggTGAATTCTTCTCCCTGGCCCACCGCTCTGCTGTCCCCTTCCCTCCGCTGCCGCTGGCCTTCCCCCCGGATCACGACCGCATGGTTTACTTTGGGGCCTCCAGCTACTTTTTCAACACAGCCAGCTTCACCTACCATGCCGCCGGGGCACTGGTCTTCGAAATCACGGACTCCACG ATCCCGAAGGGCGTTGACCTCCACTTGAACACCACCACCTTCTCAGCCTTTATTCCCCAG ctcgAGAAGATGTACCCAGACATGCCGATGAAGCTCAGGCTGTCCACCCCCTCTGCCCCATTCCTGAACATTGGACCAGAGGGGCTCTCGCTCAAGCCTGTTGTGGATATCCAGGCTTACGCCATCCTTCCCAACACCAGCCTGgttcctctcttcctcctcagcctG ACAAGCAACGTGTCTGCTGTGGTCGACGTGAAATCTGGCCACATAGTTGGGAGCTTGAAGGTGGGCAG GATGAAGCTCTCTGTGAAGAATTCAGATGTTGGCACTTTCCAG GTGCGAATGCTGCAGTCCATAATGAACATCTTCACTTCCAGTATCCTGCTCCCACGTCTTAATG CCAGGCTAGAACAGGGTTTCCCTCTGCCACTGCCGGACAGAATAACGCTCTCCAATATCCTCGTGAGGTTTCACCAG AACTTCCTGCTGCTCGGAGCAGACGTCCACTACCAGCCCCGGGGACGGTGA
- the CDK5RAP1 gene encoding mitochondrial tRNA methylthiotransferase CDK5RAP1 has translation MLPWGPALRAAGLLRSAAPRRAPCGPDLPRFLRGAAAAVPGPGPQPESQPGSFPGTGKVYLETYGCQMNVNDTEVAWAILQKNGYTRTKELDEADVILLVTCSVREKAEQAIWNRLQHLKALKAQRQRARLPLRIGILGCMAERLKEEILHREKLVDIVAGPDAYRDLPRLLAVAESGQQAANVLLSLDETYADILPVQTSAGGTTAFVSIMRGCDNMCSYCIVPFTRGRERSRPIASILQEVRMLSDQGVKEVTLLGQNVNSFRDMSVVQFQSAAAPVLSRGFSTIYKAKPGGLRFAHLLDQVSRIDPEMRIRFTSPHPKDFPDEVLQLIQERSNICKQLHLPAQSGSTRVLEAMRRGYTREAYLELVHHVRDSIPGVSLSSDFIAGFCGETEEDHQQTVSLLQEVRYNIGFLFAYSMRQKTRAYHRLQDDVPAAIKKRRLEELIAVFREEAARANKAMVGQSQLVLVEGPSKRSASELCGRNDGNIKVIFPDAEIEDAAGCKALVRAQPGDYVLVKVTSASSQTLKGVLLCRTTLSRSAACR, from the exons aTGCTGCCGTGGGGGCCAGCGCTGCGGGCGGCCGGGCTGCTCCGctcggccgccccccgccgAGCGCCCTGCGGGCCGGACCTGCCGCGCTTCCTGCGAGGGGCCGCCGCGGCGGTGCCCGGGCCCGGGCCGCAGCCCGAGTCGCAGCCGGGCTCTTTCCCCGGGACCGGGAAAG TGTACCTGGAGACGTATGGCTGCCAGATGAACGTCAATGACACGGAGGTCGCCTGGGCCATCCTGCAGAAGAATGGCTACACGAGGACAAAGGAGCTGGATGAG GCAGATGTGATTCTCCTTGTCACCTGTTCTGTGAG ggagaaggcagagcaggCTATCTGGAATCGCCTGCAGCATCTCAAGGCGCTGAAAGCCCAACGGCAGCGGGCTCGCTTACCTCTCCGCATCGGGATTCTAG GATGCATGGCTGAGAGGCTTAAGGAGGAGATTCTGCACAGGGAGAAGCTAGTCGATATTGTGGCAGGCCCTGATGCGTATCGTGACCTTCCCCggctgctggctgtggcagaGTCTGGCCAGCAAGCTGCTAATGTTCTGCTATCGCTAGATGAGACTTATGCAGATATTCTGCCTGTCCAGACTAGCGCAGGTGGCACGACAGCATTTGT ATCTATCATGCGGGGCTGTGACAACATGTGCAGCTATTGCATTGTGCCCTTCACCCGTGGCCGTGAAAGGAGCCGCCCCATCGCGTCCATCCTGCAGGAAGTGAGGATGCTCTCAGATCAG ggAGTGAAAGAAGTGACCCTTTTGGGTCAGAACGTCAACAGCTTTCGAGACATGTCTGTGGTGCAGTTTCAGTCAGCTGCTGCCCCAGTCCTCAGTCGTGGCTTTAGCACAATCTACAAAGCTAAACCAGGAGGCTTGCGCTTTGCACATCTTCTAGACCAGGTTTCTAGAATTGATCCAGAAATGAGGATCCGTTTCACCTCTCCACACCCCAAGGATTTTCCTGATGAG GTCCTGCAACTTATCCAGGAGCGATCCAACATCTGCAAACAGCTTCACCTCCCAGCTCAGAGTGGAAGCACAAGAGTCCTGGAGGCCATGCGACGAGG ATACACAAGAGAAGCATATTTAGAGCTTGTACACCACGTGCGGGACTCCATTCCAG GAGTGAGCTTAAGCAGCGATTTCATTGCTGGCTTCTGTGGAGAGACAGAAGAAGATCACCAGCAGACTGTGTCCTTGCTGCAGGAAGTCCGCTACAACATAGGCTTCCTGTTTGCCTACAGCATGAGACAG AAAACCCGGGCATATCACCGGCTGCAAGACGATGTGCCAGCAGCCATAAAAAAGAGGCGGCTGGAGGAGCTCATTGCTGTCTTTCGAGAGGAGGCTGCAAGGGCAAACAAGGCGATGGTGGGCCAGTctcagctggtgctggtggaggGG CCCAGCAAGCGCTCTGCCTCCGAGTTGTGTGGGAGAAATGACGGCAATATCAAGGTGATCTTCCCTGATGCTGAGATAGAGGATGCTGCGGGCTGCAAGGCTCTGGTCAGAGCCCAACCAGGCGACTATGTCCTGGTGAAG GTAacctctgccagctctcagACCTTGAAGGGAGTTCTGCTCTGTCGTACTACCCTTTCCCGCTCTGCGGCTTGTCGTTGA